A portion of the Plasmodium relictum strain SGS1 genome assembly, chromosome: 11 genome contains these proteins:
- a CDS encoding mitochondrial chaperone BCS1, putative, producing MQKFLINKNSENNGEKFVMNNNIDENCGFFESIFKNITKNEYFSAGVGIISVGAFVTVANRLNSCIYQSIKKNIFTSLEITINDTSYYWILEYIVKKGIISRHLSLKTQMVNEKNKKNVFFSFLPSIGNHLLLYDNKLIFVERNREKNMISDMNRSLPFENIKLSTFIWSKHIFEKILKDAKLYIDKKEEGKTLVYKSFGHEWRPFGNPKNKRPINSVILPKDLSNYIVNDIEKFLNSSKWYIDKGIPYRRCYLLHGPPGCGKSSLITALAGYFDFNICTININDIYLTDDRFIHLLATVPPKTILILEDIDFIFVNSINKEENHNTPSSISSSSIFNNPIKTLGVSYSGLLNALDGIVATEERIIFMTTNNIEKLPSTLIRPGRVDMKILIPYANNYQYEKMFLRFFPEHHDLAQKFSKIFQNFHLSMAEIQSFFLFSKVDPYKTIKNAEDWVKSYTEKKTNDKTNT from the coding sequence ATGCAGAAATTcctaattaataaaaattctgaAAATAATGGAGAAAAATTTGTTATGAATAACAATATTGATGAGAATTGTGGATTTTTTGAAtccatatttaaaaatataacaaaaaatgaatattttagtGCAGGTGTTGGTATAATATCAGTTGGTGCATTCGTTACAGTAGCTAATAGATTAAATAGTTGTATCTATcaatcaataaaaaaaaatatttttacttcttTAGAAATAACAATAAATGATACTTCGTATTATTGGATACTTGAatatattgtaaaaaaaggaataataaGTAGACATTTAAGCTTAAAAACACAAATggttaatgaaaaaaataaaaaaaatgtatttttttcctttttaccAAGTATAGGAaatcatttattattatatgataataaattaatatttgtaGAAAgaaatagagaaaaaaatatgatatcTGATATGAATAGATCTCTCCcatttgaaaatataaaattaagtaCTTTCATATGGTCAAAACacatttttgaaaaaattttaaaagatgctaaattatatatagataaaaaagaagaaggaAAAACTCTAGTTTATAAAAGTTTTGGTCATGAATGGAGACCTTTTGGAAATCCAAAAAATAAACGACCAATTAATTCTGTTATATTACCAAAAGATTTAAGTAACTATATAGTAAATGATATTGAAAAATTTCTTAATTCTTCTAAATGGTATATTGATAAAGGTATTCCTTATAGGAGATGTTATTTACTGCATGGACCCCCTGGATGTGGAAAAAGTAGTCTAATAACTGCTTTAGCTGGGTACTTtgattttaatatatgtacaattaatataaatgatatatatttaactGATGATCGATTTATACATTTATTAGCTACAGTACCACcaaaaacaattttaattttagaagatattgattttatttttgtcaacagtataaataaagaagaaaatcaCAATACACCATCCTCCATATCATCTTcatctatttttaataatccaATAAAAACACTAGGTGTTTCTTATAGTGGATTATTAAATGCATTAGATGGAATAGTTGCTACTGAAGAAAGGATTATTTTTATGACTActaataatatagaaaaattgcCTAGCACTTTAATTAGACCAGGCAGAGTAGATATGAAAATTCTTATTCCATATGCAAACAATTAtcaatatgaaaaaatgtttttacgATTTTTTCCTGAGCATCATGATTTAGCtcaaaaattttcaaaaatttttcaaaattttcatttaagtATGGCAGAAATtcaatctttttttttattctccAAAGTAGACCCATATAAAACTATTAAAAATGCAGAAGATTGGGTAAAGTCCtatacagaaaaaaaaacaaatgatAAAACAAATACATAA
- the JmjC2 gene encoding JmjC domain containing protein: MNKSKKERIKSYYKLINKNIKDISEDEIKTAHLFEKLIKKYNLKKVEKINVPLNYSSSYFYNYYYKKNQPVIIKNLSYKIGKCIKKFDNKNIIENIGKTKVSIHVSNSKFLNNVNKNFRYVLSSLENFIFLISEEDKKKKKISINYNKGKIYVTLKNKNSYEIKNQKKNNENSNNEDRYYKFKNESSIKNCSLENSISLNTDEYKINNSLLNEIKENKNENYNYYYYRSLGINQFKEVSDIKKMNSFIKDNFFLPKEIYPPYEFFEFFSSILRIGQTNIFIWLHYDMPDNFLIQIRGRKKILLIHPKFIKYFNIVDSSSFYNLFLILSKKNLNKKEKIIKKILIKYSLVADLLEGDILFIPSLWLHYVYNMPFHTYIKKKYRNFHQYLLVNEKKSSSNRSKNCKEHKIKDNLNNFYLNSKFKNITKNKSLKHFLHLKDEHPILNYFFFKNKKHLKKKMLFGKKKKKNPFKLFLNNILNSNEEDICNYYKIHRDQIAIDKNDLIKHYSHLENYEEYLSKEFNVCINESKNKDDKANFNEIDKERKIRMKKSEEQIENINNLKNNSYEHLKNNSITEKEKNNKLTKKKSNTCKDFSLNTKLNISVNYFFRKKKEKCLFNKKDLYGNQDINVANQIFKKIQKEIKPIISMSSNYKNFYLQKIQGLLFSYIDEEYI, from the coding sequence atgaataaatcaaaaaaagaaagaattaAGAgctattataaattaataaataaaaatattaaagacATATCTgaagatgaaataaaaacaGCACATCTCTTTgaaaaattgataaaaaaatataatttaaaaaaagtagaaaaaattaatgtgcctttaaattattcatctagttacttttataattattattataaaaaaaatcagccagttattattaaaaatttaagctATAAAATAGGAAAGtgcataaaaaaatttgataataaaaatatcattGAAAACATCGGAAAAACAAAAGTAAGCATACATGTTAGTAATTCTAAATTTCTAAATAACGTTAATAAAAACTTTCGTTATGTTCTATCTTcattagaaaattttatttttttaatttcagaagaagataaaaaaaaaaaaaaaatttctattaattataacaaaggaaaaatatatgtaacattaaagaataaaaattcatatgaaataaaaaatcaaaaaaaaaataatgaaaatagtaACAATGAAGAtagatattataaatttaaaaatgaaagttCTATTAAAAATTGTTCTTTAGAAAACAGCATTTCGTTGAATACTGATgaatacaaaattaataacTCTTTACTTAacgaaataaaagaaaataaaaatgaaaattataattactaTTACTATAGATCATTAGGTATAAATCAATTTAAAGAAGTCtcagatataaaaaaaatgaactcttttattaaagataatttctttttaccGAAAGAGATTTATCCACCATAtgaattttttgaatttttttcatcaattTTACGAATTGGTCAAACTAATATCTTTATTTGGTTACATTATGATATGccagataattttttaattcaaataagaggaagaaaaaaaattttactaaTTCATCCcaaattcataaaatattttaatattgttgattcttcatctttttataatttattcctAATTTTATccaagaaaaatttaaataaaaaagaaaaaattataaaaaaaatacttatcAAATATTCTTTAGTTGCTGATTTACTAGAAGgagatattttatttattccaTCATTATGGTTGCATTATGTTTATAATATGCCTTTTCatacttatataaaaaaaaaatatagaaatttcCACCAGTACTTACTTGTTAACGAAAAAAAATCTTCATCTAATCGTTCAAAGAATTGTAAGGAAcacaaaataaaagataatttaaataatttctatttaaattctaaatttaaaaatattacaaaaaataagtcattaaaacattttttgcATTTAAAAGATGAGCATcctattttaaattatttttttttcaaaaataaaaaacatttaaagaaaaaaatgctctttggaaaaaaaaaaaaaaaaaatccattcaaattatttttaaataatattttaaatagcAATGAGGAAGATATatgtaattattataaaattcataGAGATCAAATTGCtattgataaaaatgatttaataaaGCATTATAGTCATTTAGAAAATTACGAAGAATATTTAAGTAAAGAGTTCAATGTTTGTATTAatgaaagtaaaaataagGATGATAAAGCTAACTTTAATGAAATAGacaaagaaagaaaaattcGCATGAAGAAAAGTGAAGAAcaaattgaaaatattaataacttGAAGAACAATAGTTATGAACatctaaaaaataatagtataactgaaaaagaaaaaaataataaattaacaaaaaaaaaaagtaacacTTGTAAagatttttcattaaataccaaattaaatattagtgttaattacttttttagaaaaaaaaaagaaaaatgtcTTTTTAACAAAAAGGATTTATATGGAAACCAAGATATTAATGTTGCTaatcaaatttttaaaaaaattcaaaaagaaataaaaccTATAATATCTATGTCATCTaactataaaaatttttatttgcaaAAAATACAAGGGttacttttttcttatattgatgaggaatatatataa